In Vitis vinifera cultivar Pinot Noir 40024 chromosome 17, ASM3070453v1, one genomic interval encodes:
- the LOC100853014 gene encoding annexin D4-like, with the protein MAYSLNLHAPDHQTSSWELGEHTSPSTVNPSRKTLLAKLKASNARYEGSRKNDAAIESDAQKLNKAVRNGDKTMLIKDEEIILDSAMKANATKNEQEALTRVIVTRTDVDMKDIAEEYNKQYGTPLAKKIEDVAIGNYKDFLVTLVQRALAK; encoded by the exons ATGGCCTACTCATTGAACTTGCATGCACCAGATCATCAGACGAGCTCTTGGGAGCTAGGAGAGCATACCAGTCCCTCTACAGTGAATCCATCGAGGAAGACGTTGCTTGCCAAGTTGAAGGCATCCAACGCCAG ATATGAAGGATCACGAAAGAATGATGCGGCAATTGAATCGGATGCTCAAAAACTTAATAAAGCCGTTAGAAATGGTGATAAGACGATGCTAATCAAGGATGAAGAGATT ATTTTAGATTCAGCAATGAAAGCTAATGCAACCAAGAATGAACAAGAAGCCCTAACTCGAGTTATTGTAACCCGAACTGATGTTGATATGAAGGACATTGCTGAGGAATATAATAAGCAATATGGAACTCCTCTAGCCAAGAAGATTGAAGATGTAGCTATTGGAAATTATAAAGATTTCTTAGTCACGTTGGTCCAAAGAGCTCTAGCTAAATGA
- the LOC132252823 gene encoding annexin D4-like, giving the protein MRFKDAVVQWTMHPWERDARMARKALKRGSQAYGLLIELACTRSSDELLGARRAYQSLYSESIEEDVACQVEGCNGPCILGKEMLAWQGRL; this is encoded by the exons ATGCGTTTTAAG GATGCTGTGGTGCAATGGACCATGCATCCTTGGGAAAGAGATGCTCGCATGGCAAGGAAGGCTTTGAAAAGAGGCAGTCAAGCATATGGCCTACTCATTGAACTTGCATGCACCAGATCATCAGACGAGCTCTTGGGAGCTAGGAGAGCATACCAGTCCCTCTACAGTGAATCCATCGAGGAAGACGTTGCTTGCCAAGTTGAAGGGTGCAATGGACCATGCATCCTTGGGAAAGAGATGCTCGCATGGCAAGGAAGGCTTTGA